Proteins from a genomic interval of Thamnophis elegans isolate rThaEle1 chromosome 2, rThaEle1.pri, whole genome shotgun sequence:
- the NDUFAF3 gene encoding NADH dehydrogenase [ubiquinone] 1 alpha subcomplex assembly factor 3, with translation MAALRSLGSSLVWRARPAFFARSFRQPQRNHRLTPSDDEHLQKTTLHRLERDSPNIMFIENCTNFGFSINGNTVVGPCAILPQAILQWNVGTYKDIIPESLALFYMLEPKIEIVVLGTGAKVERLDPDVLKCLQQRGIAVEVQSTPNACATFNFLVSERRVTAAGLIPPPPATMYE, from the exons ATGGCTGCCCTCCGGTCGCTGGGCTCGTCTCTCGTCTGGAGAGCAAGGCCGGCTTTTTTCGCCCGCAG TTTCAGGCAGCCTCAGCGAAATCATCGCCTCACACCTTCTGATGATGAGCATCTCCAGAAAACAACACTCCATCGTTTGGAGAGAGACTCACCAAACATTATGTTTATTGAAAATTGCACTAATTTTGGTTTCTCCATCAATGGGAACACAGTGGTAGGCCCTTGCGCTATTTTGCCACAAGCCATCCTGCAGTGGAAT GTTGGCACATACAAAGATATTATTCCAGAGAGTCTTGCTCTGTTCTATATGCTGGAGCCCAAAATAG AAATTGTGGTCCTGGGAACGGGAGCCAAAGTAGAGAGGCTGGATCCAGATGTCCTGAAATGTTTGCAGCAACGCGGAATCGCTGTGGAAGTACAAAGCACG CCTAATGCTTGTGCTACTTTCAACTTCCTGGTAAGCGAACGACGTGTGACAGCTGCTGGACTCATACCTCCTCCTCCTGCTACCATGTATGAATAA